From the Pocillopora verrucosa isolate sample1 chromosome 11, ASM3666991v2, whole genome shotgun sequence genome, the window tgtatatataaatacaaAGAAGCTGTTTTTCTAGAGCATCACGTTCTACAGAACTGATTCAAACATGGCTCAGAATAACAGCATTGAAAATACCCTCAGCCTTCGAGCTAAAATTTGTATCGCTGCTTCTAATGATTTACAAATATTTCGCACAATTGTCTTTTTGGTTATCAATGCTTTGCTGTCCATAATTACATCGCTGGGAAATACGTTGATCTTATATGCCCTTCACAAAGAATCGGCGCTTCATCCGCCCTCGAAGCTTCTGTTTCGATGTTTGGCCTTAACTGATCTGCTTATTGGTTGTATTTCACAGCCTCTGTTTATCCTATATTTGGTGTCACTTTTGACTAAACATCAAGATTGGCGAGGAGATCTTTGCCTTTACTCAGCAACCTTTAATAATATCACCACAAACACTTTGTGCTTGGTGTCATTATTAACTTCAACTGCGATAAGCATAGACAGACTTCTAGCTCTTAACTTAGGTTTACGTTACAGACAGGTCGTAACCTTTAAACGAACTTCActtgttcttttatttctgtggGTGGTATCCATCGGGTCTGTGTCTTCCTCATATCCGATGTTGGACTACAACAAAGCTGAGATGCTTGTAGGAGCTGCAATGTGTTTTGGCAATCTTGCAATATCTTCTTTTTGCTACGCCAAAATCATTTGGAAAATTCGTCAACATCAGCGACACGTGCAAATAAATGGGGGAATTAATAATCACGGAACTCTTTGTACAGACAGCGTGGCTTTGAATAATTCACGGTACAAGAAAACAGTTTCTAGTGTGCTTTGGATTCAGTTGACACTGACTATTTGCTACTTGCCGCTCATCGTAACTATTGGGTTAATTTCTTACAAAGGGCTAACATCGGCGCTCGACGCCGCGTGGGGAATAGGGATAACTTTAATGTTTCTCAATTCATCTTTAAACCCctttctttactgttggaagatTAAGGAAATAAGAGTAGCAGGTAAGAGCATAGTAAGTCGGTTGTTTCCCTTTTAAAAGGAGCTTTAGAGTCAGAGTATTTTTACACTACTTTGATAAACATCTGCAACGAACGGATGCATATGAAAAGaactttaaaaaagttttaccTTAAATTCTCATATAATCCACTTGATCAGCAAAAATGCTCAgttattgttgatgttgttgttgtttttgtttttttggaacTTTTATTTTGAACAGAGATGTGGAAACTGGTAAGGAATATTAATTTCGTTGCGTTCATTATCGTGACAGCAAAAGAAAGAATCAACTGTCATTCGATATAAAGGGATAGATAATTTTATTGATAGAGCAAAAGCTTTGCACGTGCGTTTCTTAACCATCCTTTGCCGGCAAAATAACAtcgtgaaatcatcaaaatttggtGGCCTGAGAAAGGAAACTTCGACGGAAAATCGCGTAATTTTTCATTTGGGACTCAGCGCTACTCTTGTACATTACTTTGAGGCGAATTCATGGTGCCATAAAAAACGAtaaacacatccagccattCGCGAAATTCTCTCTAAAAacataaattcatttttgaatATAAAGGTCCCTAATTATTTCACTGGCTGTCAATCACTAGAGACGAGTCAGTTGCGTGTTACTACTTGTACTCACATTAGAggagaaatgtttttcaaaatctgAAACCTCTTAACGAcaaagttttttatttgaaacaCTAATTACTTTCATAACTTCAAAAATGAATTGCACTTTAACATCTACAAATTCAGCTAAAGTCACTTATAGTTATGATCCAGTTATTAGTAACCAATGCAACATATGTTTAATCAAATACACAGTAGGTCATGTTTTAACACCTCTTACACCAAGAATCCTGGGACCCTAATACATCGAATAATCATAATATTATAGAGCACTGAAATTTACCTTTGTTGCCCAAATACGGCCATGAACTACTGTTAAACATATACCCAGACGGCGGGTTTATTTTTTACGATACTCGAAATCAAATGTAGGAAAAAGCAAAgccaaaacaaaagcaaaaacgggaaaagaagcaaactgaaAAGAACACGGAGGCACGTTTGGTTTTCACTCTCCTTACTTATatgattaaattaaaattaggaATTGATCAGGAATCCAATATGGCAACCGGAGTTCATAATCATTCGACATAGAATATAATTTctaataaaaagagaaaagcaaacaaaaatcaaagaaaaaatcaaggtatagttgaataataaaatctgaaaaaattaaagttggaACGACTCAAATTACCTAAACATGATGCTCTTTAATACAGCTCATCTACAATAGTTTTTATTTGACTGTACGCGTGGCATTTAAACCCTTTGTATGATAATGAACAAAACCGCGGCATCTTTTTTTTGGGTACTGAATAAACGGCGGTTGTTGGTTTTTGAGCCCTcgtttgttgtttttattgtaggcgcaagaatttgtattatcattttttttagtgttggCGTTTCATAatttcgtgttaggtgtttattttctcgtcttcattagtgtcctttgtcagttaccagttttgtacttgttatatttatttgcatatcgtatatatattggttgcgcgtaatttatttggttagttgtctagtttgcgaAAATTATCGTTACATATCTAactctgggtttcatgttttcgtctttggtttggtcacattcgtcttgtaagtatccttgtttatttcgctttgtcgttttccagtactttcactcatacgatgtaagttattttatgctaattcgcgtgtttgtaattttgtcattttcagttaccgtattcaacaatgtgtcaagtttgttctagtaaagtttgaaatacgagtgattagcgtttgcggctatattTATTACTTGtataaagaaaacgaaaaaaaaagaaaacgactCCACAGCAATATCCACAAGAAAGCCGAAAGCTAGTGTCtatatgtttgttgttttgtttatcttcttgtttgtttgttatttccTTGGGCTTGTTCACCAAAGTCTGCAGATTTTGCGCTTCACTAAACAAAGACCTCGCTAAGCATACGTAAAATGTAGTATCAAAAACACAAGATGTACGTAATGAGCACTAACAGAAGCATTTAAATCACAGTTGATATCCCGTTAAAGCTGTGTTCTAAGTACGATGTTTCTTTGATCGGGCCGTTACCACCTCTTCTTCCTAACCAGCATTCACAGGCTGAAGTATCTTCTCGTCTTCCCTTGCCTTTTTGGCTTCTTCTGCGCTCACTTGGAACAGACGGAGCGACGCTCCCAGGAGGTTAGTAAACGACTTGCGTTTTGTGTTATGCAATTGCTCGATACTCTTGcctaaaaataaagaaaatttgtatgTCACTTCCTTAAAAATGCATCTATGATTCAGTGCACACCGTGACACATCAATAATCATTAAACGAATAGAATCTATGTTGCCATGTGTTTGTTCAGTTGTAGATCTCAGATGACGTCGATTGTGGTAAAATGTGTTTGGAACTACTCGAAATATTTGATGGCTTGAAAACCCAATCAAAGAATGGAGAGTTGAAGGCAGGGGGACTAAGTAATGCTAATAATTAATAACTGGCTTCTGACCAGCCTTGTAATCTGCAAGGTCTTACCTTTTAGTCGACTCATTATTCTGTTTTCCCTCTGGGACGCCTCATACTCAACTCGTACGCCTCCTGGTTGTTGAGAGAGATTGGTCACCGCTGTGGCTTGGACTCCTCCGCTACCCATCAGCGATTCTTGTCGCCATGCGTAGTTCCTGGTCCTCTTTTGCCTGTCATCCCAGATTTTATCGATGAAACCGTGATGAAGGAAGAACTCCGGAGCAGATGCAGACTCAATTGAGCACATGGTACCTCCAATCAGACAATGTACTTGGTCGTGGAGGTTAACCCTGAGTTCTCTTTCAAAGTTCACGAAATTATTCTGAAGAATAACTTCTCGCACTGCGGCTGCGTCGGGAGGAATACCCCTAAATTCGCGGTTTAAGCACTTCCGTCCAGTAGGTGACACGGCAGACCAAACACCCTGTCTGAAAGGTCCATCCTGCACACAGCCTCTCCGGCCATTCCCACCAAACCCAGAGTCACCACTGTGCCAAAGTTCCTGCTCGTTTGATGCGTCCCATGGGTTGGAATCAAGACTCCAATCCCAGAAGGCAACAGTAACCTTACAATCGACCCTCCGAAGAAGATTTTCGTATTGGAGTATGAACCAGCGATGCCAAGGAAGAAACTGCTGTGCCTCATGGATTAACTCGAAAAAAAGCCTTTGATGCATATTGATCAGGTTTTCGTAATCTCTTCTAAATCGCTGGTCAGTTGAAGCTCTTTTTATAGCGCTTATATAGCGCCTACGTTCTTCCAATGACATGGCTGTGAATTCTTTCCTTATTCGAATGCAGTTGATGAAACTGCCGAAGTGACACTTACATTTTTCACCACAATTGTTATAAGCGGTACTTCCATGTCTGCAAGCTAATAACCGAACAAAACTGAATGAATATACATGAGCAGATATCTACATCCATAAAATCTTGTCAGAGCCTGTTTTGCGTGGTACTCAAAAACAACATCGAAACCAGAGATaaaaactaaggaaaaaaacagcaacaaaaatgtAGATAAGCGGAAGAAacgaagagagaaaaagaaaaagatgtatttaatgaatatattttcaatctaTTGCCTAGAATAAAATGCATACAGTCGAACTATCCACACTGAGAGAGAGGAAACTGACTGAAATATCCGAATGACCAGCCATCAAAAGGTGGTAGGCATGTAGCAAGACATATCATTATGACTAACAAATATTCAACACAGCTCATTTATATCCTTaatgaaagaaaccaaacaTTGAGTTCATGGCAATGTGATAATGATTCTATGGTAGTCTGCAGTGATAGGTTTAAATTCTTATGACAGTTTTGACAGCCTTTTAAAGAGACAACATAGGCTACTTCTCATAAAATGTTCTTTAGAATCACATATCACAGTAACTTTTGCAGGCAGACGAAAAGACGAGAGAGCCAAGCGAAAACCTGATTTTACAACAACATCAGTGCCACGCTAATTTCTGTCTTCATTATGGGGCGCTGCCTAACTTAGCTTAGAAGATAGAAATCGATTTCTTACCGGAACATGTATGTATGTTGCAAGGTCTTGAATGGTCACCGATTCCTTGGCAGGCAGACCCGCCATTGCTCGGAGGCGGATTGGTGCACGTCCGTGATCGGGATTGCTTTCCTCCGCCGCAAGTCTTACTGCAGCTGCTCCATTTACCCCATTCTGACCAACCGCCGTTGACTCCAACTGAAAAGGAGGAAAACGTGGATTATTGAATTTATCAAATAGAATAAATGGGCTCTTAATGGATCTACCCCTCCCTCCCTTAaaccaacattaacccttagtTGTTATCAGTTGAATGTTGTTGGGTCGGGGGAGGGGTGAGTGCGTGGTTGCTCAGATACGGttatttatctcttttcttGCTGTTAAAAGCAGCCGGCTTCTACTTGGGCAACATCCAGACATGTTTTTCGGATATGAATTGTTGTTCTTCCTCTCCAAACTCCAAATCAGAAAAATGCGTCGAGCCTAACAAAGGGAAACCTTTTCCCTGATTAAGGATTTAAGGTTTCTGTTCCTTCAGCAAAATTTTAGTAATAGGATTAAATCAGGACAAACTAGAACTAAAAACAGGGTAACCACTAAAAACAGGGCCCCACTGCAAACCACCCCGGCATGTTGGGttccttcttttaatgttattttgattattattgtcattattgttcttatttttattattatcatatagTCTGACGTTGTTATTGTCGTTTTCATCGttgttgctttgttttgctttgttttgttttgtttcgtttgttcctttttttcttttgtggatAAAATATTGAAAGTGCAATTACTTTCTAACCTACCTGGACACTTATTGCAACGCATGGGGCAGGCTTTTTGAAACCATGGTTGATAACAATTAGAAAAGTATGCGCAATACCAAAATCTATTCCGACAgcctaaagaaaaaataaaacagttaaaattaCAACCTAACTAGAGATTATTCAAATGTTTCAACTCGTTTCCTTAGAGCATTACCAATTCCTTCTATGAGAAAATCAGACATATTTCGTtcaacaagtaacttctcaatgaaagcaaaacaaaatcgATAAACAAGCGAATTCTTAGCTGTGTTAAGTGACGTGCGACAACTGCACAAGTAATTCTAAGCTGCTAATTTACTCCCGACCAGTCTTTCATTAGCTTGatgcttttttttatgtttaaaacTTCTTTTAAGGTCAACCTAAGCACGAATGGCTCCAGGAGGAGCTTTCAAACAGTCCAAAGCACCAACATACGTATTTCGTAGTCTAATACTCGTACCTGTATGTCGTTCATAGGgaccttttatttttgttatttcaagatAGTGATTAAGAGACCTAGCTGAAAATATAACTTGTCAGAAATCCTGGGGAAATATAGCAGTTTACTTCCCATTAAATGGTTCCACTGTTTCCTGGTCGGATTGGAAATGAAGTGTTGGTTTCTGGGGAGGAAAAAAACCGGATGACCCGGATAGGAAACCTTGGAGAAAGGACGCGGACCAACGACAAACTCAACCCAAATATGACGCCAAGTCTGAGAATTGAGCCCAGGCCACAGGGATGGGAAGTGAATACTCCCATAACGATGGAATGCAAACTTTTAACATGATACTTGTGACACGTTTATGATATAAGACTACTATAAAACGGAAAGTGCTTTTTGACTTCAGGGAACTAAAGCTGTTCAAGTTTGTCTACTGTAGccaattgtaaaatatttttctcagtaTGTTGTATGTACCAGTTACCTATAGTAGGCTGAGATCATTGCAAAACCAGGTAACACCAGTATGTTTGTCCTTCAAAAGTGCAACACTCGTTGAGGAATATCTATCGAGATATCGGTCTACAGAACTGCACAGATTTTTGGATATAAGGACTTACCAGTCTGAGTGGACTTTGCAGGGGACAGGAACATCAACAACGTAAACAGCGTATACCACAACAACATCATATTCTTGCTTGAGCTCAAGACTAAAGTAAAGACAAAATAGTTTATGACCAGCAATGTATTTTCGccttgaaggggggggggggtggggtgggggagtTGTAGAAATTTTGGGGGAACACATGGTTTTTAGGGAGAGTGAGGGGGGGGCAGTCTTAGCCAacagagaataaaggaaagattacaaaaaaattgactgccaatttaTTGCCTATCAGGGAAGGGGTCATAAGAATGGTACATAGCCTGATAGAGGATCAGGTGAGTTTTATTGTGATACGGCCAAAATCCTCcgttaccccccccccccccccttccaccAGGTGATAAAAAATGACCAATCCCGTTATAATCCTCGAAACAGAAGTAGCGATTCTAAATTCTTTTAACTAATCTACAGGCAAATGTGTGGTAGATACAAGGGAGAATTAACACTTGGATCATGGGAGGTAAATGGTTAACCAAATATAAAATTGATAACCTAGCAGAATCAAAGAACAAGAACATTGGATAACAAgtaatgaagaaaatttctcaCGAGCAACACATCTGACTTCAGTTATTTGTGTGTGGATCTTCTTGATCCTTTTCGAGCCAATCATCATCCAGTATCCTTTATGTTGCCATGGTCACTTAAAATTAACCAATCCCGGTATGGGAAAACTGATAAAATGATTCCAATTAAATTCAGTTGTGCCAATCAGTGCTtcgaaacactttttttaaataaaaaaaaattacagtaaaaacatcgttttaaaaaaagtttgtaaacagattaac encodes:
- the LOC131772803 gene encoding tyrosinase — its product is MSLEERRRYISAIKRASTDQRFRRDYENLINMHQRLFFELIHEAQQFLPWHRWFILQYENLLRRVDCKVTVAFWDWSLDSNPWDASNEQELWHSGDSGFGGNGRRGCVQDGPFRQGVWSAVSPTGRKCLNREFRGIPPDAAAVREVILQNNFVNFERELRVNLHDQVHCLIGGTMCSIESASAPEFFLHHGFIDKIWDDRQKRTRNYAWRQESLMGSGGVQATAVTNLSQQPGGVRVEYEASQRENRIMSRLKGKSIEQLHNTKRKSFTNLLGASLRLFQVSAEEAKKAREDEKILQPVNAG